DNA from Devosia yakushimensis:
GACCACGCGGGCGCGCATGCGGCCCAGGGTGACGGGCGTGCCCATGGCGGGGCGCACGTCGAGTTCGATGGCGGCGCCGGACAGCGAGATATCGATGATCTTGCAATTGTAGCGGCGGCCATCGTCGAGGACGACGGTGGAATGGCGGATATCGGGGACGACGCGCTCGTGGCGGCGGTCTTCCGGCAGGTTGAGGACATCCTTATTGGCCAGCCAGGTGAGCTGGGCCGCCATCTTGTCGCGCTTGCGGGGGGAGGCGGCGATGTCCATTTCAAAGCCGCCTTCCATCTGGGACAGGATGGTACCCTCGATGCGGCCGACATGGTCGATATAGGCGATGACGCGCTCGCCGACGACGCCGGCAACCGGAGCGATGACCATGGCATCGCCGGGGGACATTTCGATGACCTGGCAGGGGAATTCGCGGCGGTCGGCCAGCATGTAGCGGCCCAGCACCGAGACCTTGACGCGCTGGAAGCGCGCCGAATCGGCCCGCGTGCGCGCCGGAGCAATGAATCGCGGTGATTGGATGTCGTCGCTGAGCATTACCGGCCGGCCGCACTGTGTTTGCACGGTAACATAGGCGGGCTTGGTTAATGCTTGGTATTATTTGGGTCCGTCAAAAGCCGATCAAATACCGCCAGGCGGCTTGATGATTTACTTACTGCGACCGCCGTCGATCACCGCCAGATGGGCATAGCGGCGGGCGCTGCGGCCATAGAGCGTGGCGGGAATCGGCATGGGGGAGGCGGCGCTCATATAGCCGCCGTCATTGCCGACATTAGTGGCGACTTCGCGCACGGTTTCTTCCATGGCCACATCGTCGGGCCAGATCAGGCGCAGGCCGGTGATGCGCTGCTCGAGAATGGGCTGCACGCCCAGCCAATAGGGCTCTTCGAGCGCCGTCATGGCGCCGAGCAGGCGGGTGTGGGTGGAGCCATTGTGGCGCAGGGGCATGAGAATGGTTTCGAAGGAAACCTTGGTGTGCAGCGCTGTGGTGCCCTGGAAGGTGACGAGAGCCACGGCGTGATCCTCGGTGACGGCGCGGATCAGGGTATCCATGGCGTCGCGGTCGCGCTCGTGCCAGAGGTCATTGAACGAGCGCCCCTTGAGCTCGCGGCAGTAACTTGTGCACAGGTGCGAACCGGCCAGGCGGAAAGAGAACTTCTCGGCCTCGTCGAATTCGAGAATAAAGGTATTGGCGAGTGCTTCGCGAATGCGCGTGGGATCGATATCCTTGCGGTCGGGAGCGCTGCGGGACCCGCGGATGGCGTTCCAATAATCGTAGAGGGTCCGGGTGCTGGTCTGCATTGCTGTTCTTTCGCCGATGGCCATGCGAGCGCTCTCCCCTTGGAACGCATCCGCCGCATCCCGACATTCGCAAATGGCGGGGGCAAAAGCGCCCTTAAAGAACAGTTAAGGTTAACGCGGCTGTCCCAATGTGGAAAAGAAGAGCCAAAGCGGCGCGGCGCCAGCGAGTCGGGGAGTAATGATGGTTGAACAAGGCGAGACACCAGGCCAGCCGGGCCGGGAGCCGGTCTTTCTGCTGCCTATATCGGTGACGGCGCTGGCCGGTGTCATGGCAGCGATTCACCTGGCATCAACCTTCGTGCTTAACCAGCAGGGTTATAACGACTTCATCCTGTGGTTCGCTTTCCTGCCGCTGCGGATTGTGGTGGCGGGCAGTGATCTGGCGGCGGCGGTGCCGCTGATCTGGACCCCGTTCAGCCATGCGCTGATCCATGGCGGCTGGGATCACCTGCTGGTCAATGTGGCCTGGCTGGCGATTTTCGCGACGCCGGTGGCGCGGCGCTATGGGGCAGGGCCGATGCTGGCGATATTTTTCGTCTCCGCTGCGGCAGGAGCGGCGTTCTTTGCGGCGACGACACTCTATTCGGGGGCCTATCTGATCGGGGCGTCAGGCGGGGTTTCCGGGCTGACCGGGGCGGCGGTGCGGTTCATCTTCCAGCCGGTCATCGTGGCCCAGCACCCCGAAACAGGCGAGCGGATGGTCATGGGGCGGCATCTGGCGGGTTTTGGCGATCTCATGCGGGATGCACGCGCGCGGACGTTCATCATCATCTGGGTGGTGCTCAATGCCGCCGTGCCGGTGCTGCCGCTGCTGACGGGGACCGCCATTGGCGTGGCCTGGCAGGCGCATCTGGGCGGGTTTTTTGCGGGGATTTTGCTGGTGGGGCTGTTTGAGCGGAAGGGGCGGTAGGGCTTCGCGGGGAGGATCGGAGTACCCCCTCCTAGCCTCCCCCTGATAGGGGGAGGGACCGCCCTGTGGTTGGGGCTCGATCTCACTTCAAGAGTGGAGATATTCCTCCCCCTGTCAGGGAGAGGTTAGGTGGGGGTATCCGCTTCACAAGAAGCAAACGGAGGTTCCCGCTTTCGCGGGAATGACATTGTGGTGGTCAGTAAACCTTGGCCGGATCGAACAGGCGGGGAAGGCCGAGGTCTTTGAGGGCCACACTCCCTCCGGCCACTTCCACCGCGCGGTAGAAGCAGGATTTGCGGCCGGTGTGGCAGGCGGCGCCGCGGCCGGTTTGCTCGACCGTCATGACCAGGGCGTCCTGGTCGCAATCGGTGCGCAGTTCGACCAGCTTCTGCAATTCGCCAGAGGTTTCGCCCTTTTTCCAGATCTTGTTGCGCGAGCGGGACCAGTAATGGGCGATGCCGGTTTCGAGCGTCAGGGCCAGGGCCTCGGCATTCATATGGGCGAGCATCAACACGTCCTTGCTTGAGGCTTCGATGGTGACAACGGTGACAAGGCCCGCCGCGTCGAAACGCGGGGCGAAGGCGGTGCCTTCTTCCAACTCGTCATGGGTGAGGGCGGTGGGATCGGCGAAGGTGATGCTCATGGGGTGGGTTTTAGCGCGGGCGAGGGCGCTGCGCTAGGTGATAGGTCAGGGCGGCGCGTAGGCAGAGGGCCAATGGTTCGGCCGGGACGGAGCCGGTGCTGGGCAGCAGGAGGGCGCGGTTGCCGTCGAAGGTGAAATCATCGGCGAAATGGGCGCGGAAGGTATCGATCAGGCTGGTCTGGCAGTTGAACAGGACCGCGCATTTGTCCGGCGCGGAGCGGACCATGCCGAGCCGGATCGTGGAGCCGCTACGGCTGGTCTCGGTGAGATAGGCGGGTTCGCCCCATTTCAGCGTTTCAGTCAGGGGACCGACGCCGGTGGTTTGGGCAGCGGTGGCGAAGATCAGCTCGCGGACGGTCAGCAGGCGCCGTTGCACTGGCTCGGGATAGCGCGCCAGGGCTTGGGCCACTGGTTCGGGGACTGGCGGGGCGCTGGCGAGTGACTGCTGTTCGGACATGGCTGTTCCCCCCGATGGCCCCGATCATAAGGAGCGCGAGGGAAACAGGCAAATGGCGTCGATTGGTCCTAGCGCTTGCCGACCATGGCGAAGAAGCGGTCTTGTTCCTGGCGGTCTTCGGCGAAGACGCCGGTGAAGCGGTGGGTGATGGTGGAGACGCCGTGGGCGTGGATACCGCGCATGGACATGCACATATGCTCGGCTTCGAGCATGACGGCGGCACCGCGGGGGCCGAGGTTCTCGTTCAGCGCGTCGATGATCTGCGCGGTGAGGTTTTCCTGGGTCTGCAGGCGCCGGGCGAAGACTTCGACGAGGCGCGCGAGCTTGGACAGGCCGACCACACCATCATGGGGCAGGTAGGCGATGTGGGCCTTGCCGACGAATGGCACCATGTGGTGTTCGCAATGGGAGCTGAAGGGAATGTCGCGGACGAGGACAATATCGTCATAGCCGCCGACTTCCTTGAAGGTGCGGTTGAGGATGGCTTTGGGGTCTTTGTCGTAGCCGGCATAGAGTTCGCCATAGGCCTTGGCGACACGGCGCGGCGTATCGAGCAGGCCTTCGCGCGTGGGGTCGTCGCCGGCCCAGGCGATCAGGGTGCGAACGGCCGCCTCGGCTTCTTCCCTGGTGGGACGAGCGGGCGCATTTGCCGGCCGGGACAGGGGAAAAGGCGGCTTGACGCGGGCATCCATCTGGCAGCTCCTTGCGGCAGCACCGCATTGAAAGGCAGCAAAAGCGATTTTTTGGACTTGTTAGA
Protein-coding regions in this window:
- a CDS encoding PilZ domain-containing protein, coding for MLSDDIQSPRFIAPARTRADSARFQRVKVSVLGRYMLADRREFPCQVIEMSPGDAMVIAPVAGVVGERVIAYIDHVGRIEGTILSQMEGGFEMDIAASPRKRDKMAAQLTWLANKDVLNLPEDRRHERVVPDIRHSTVVLDDGRRYNCKIIDISLSGAAIELDVRPAMGTPVTLGRMRARVVRHFQNGVAVEFASAQEMLTVVQQNLRMN
- a CDS encoding PAS domain-containing protein; protein product: MQTSTRTLYDYWNAIRGSRSAPDRKDIDPTRIREALANTFILEFDEAEKFSFRLAGSHLCTSYCRELKGRSFNDLWHERDRDAMDTLIRAVTEDHAVALVTFQGTTALHTKVSFETILMPLRHNGSTHTRLLGAMTALEEPYWLGVQPILEQRITGLRLIWPDDVAMEETVREVATNVGNDGGYMSAASPMPIPATLYGRSARRYAHLAVIDGGRSK
- a CDS encoding rhomboid family intramembrane serine protease, which translates into the protein MMVEQGETPGQPGREPVFLLPISVTALAGVMAAIHLASTFVLNQQGYNDFILWFAFLPLRIVVAGSDLAAAVPLIWTPFSHALIHGGWDHLLVNVAWLAIFATPVARRYGAGPMLAIFFVSAAAGAAFFAATTLYSGAYLIGASGGVSGLTGAAVRFIFQPVIVAQHPETGERMVMGRHLAGFGDLMRDARARTFIIIWVVLNAAVPVLPLLTGTAIGVAWQAHLGGFFAGILLVGLFERKGR
- the hisI gene encoding phosphoribosyl-AMP cyclohydrolase, whose protein sequence is MSITFADPTALTHDELEEGTAFAPRFDAAGLVTVVTIEASSKDVLMLAHMNAEALALTLETGIAHYWSRSRNKIWKKGETSGELQKLVELRTDCDQDALVMTVEQTGRGAACHTGRKSCFYRAVEVAGGSVALKDLGLPRLFDPAKVY
- a CDS encoding DUF1801 domain-containing protein, coding for MSEQQSLASAPPVPEPVAQALARYPEPVQRRLLTVRELIFATAAQTTGVGPLTETLKWGEPAYLTETSRSGSTIRLGMVRSAPDKCAVLFNCQTSLIDTFRAHFADDFTFDGNRALLLPSTGSVPAEPLALCLRAALTYHLAQRPRPR
- the folE gene encoding GTP cyclohydrolase I FolE; the protein is MDARVKPPFPLSRPANAPARPTREEAEAAVRTLIAWAGDDPTREGLLDTPRRVAKAYGELYAGYDKDPKAILNRTFKEVGGYDDIVLVRDIPFSSHCEHHMVPFVGKAHIAYLPHDGVVGLSKLARLVEVFARRLQTQENLTAQIIDALNENLGPRGAAVMLEAEHMCMSMRGIHAHGVSTITHRFTGVFAEDRQEQDRFFAMVGKR